The DNA region ATCTGTAATAACCGAATCTGATCGCAAGATCTCCAATTCCTCCTCCACCTACAATCCCTGCCATTGCAGAATACCCTAATAAGCTGATGGTTGTAACCGTAATAGCGGAATAGATTCCCGGCATTGCTTCCGGTATCAAAACTTCTCTGATAATTAAATTGAGTTTTGCCCCTGTAGAGACTGCAGCTTCTAAAACTCCTTCCGGAATTTCTCTTAGAGATGTTTCGACTAGTCTGGCTAAAAACGGGATCGCTGCCACAGAAAGCGGAACTGAGGCCGCAAGCGGGCCGATTGTAGTTCCTACTAAGGATTGAGTGAGAGGGATTAGTGCCACGAGTAAGATCACGAATGGAATGGAGCGGATTAAGTTGGCCAATATCCCGAGTACCGCGTGGAAGAATCTGTTTGGTATAAATAGTTTTTTATCAGTAAGGTAGATCAAAAATCCCAGAGGAATTCCGAATACCAAAGCGGAAGATAATGAGATCCCAAGCATTAGGAATGTTTGTCCGAATGCATTGACTAGTTCCGGATATAATTCTATCCATTTGGAAAGATTCATCTGAAAATTTCCTCCACGGTGGCTCCATATCTTACGAATGCGGATCTGATAGTGTCCGTACTATTATCCGCCGGATCGGTTTCCAGATAAAAAACTCCGATCGGTTTCCCTGAAATATATTCAATTTTACTGTGGATAATATTTGGGACATGGTTTGTGGCGCGGATCACTTTCCCAAGTATAGGTTCGGTAGCGATCTCATTTTTCAATACAACTCTAAGTATTCTTCCTTCCGTTCTTGCCAAGGTTTCTTCCGGAATAGAATTTGTGAAAGCGTGTCCTGTAAGTTTTTTAGTAATTTCTTGAGAAGGGTCCGCGAATAGGGAATAAACGGAACCTGTTTCGATCAATTTACCTTTTTCTAATACCGCTACGGAATTGCAGATCTCTCTTACCACATTCATTTCGTGAGTTACGATAAGTATTGTTATAGAGAATTTTTTATGAATGTCTCTTAAAAGTCCTAAAATAGAACGAGTGGTTTCCGGATCCAGGGCGGAAGTTGGTTCATCGCATAAGAGTAGAGTCGGATGATTTGCGATCGCTCTCGCGATTCCTACTCTTTGTTTTTGTCCGCCACTAAGTTGGTTCGGATAAGAATCTATCTTATCTTCGAGTCCTATCAAGGAAAGAAGTTCGATCACTCTTTCACGGATCTTTTCTTTTTTCCAACCTGCCGCTTTTAATGGAAGTGCGATATTATCGAAAACTTTCTTATTTAATATCAAATGAGATTGTTGGAAAACCATTCCGACTTTGGATCTATGATGCCTAAGTTCTTCTCCATTTAAATGAGAGATATCTGCGGATTGGAAAAATACCTGCCCTGAGTCGGGTATTTCCAGCAAATTTGCAAATCTAAGTAAGGTACTTTTTCCG from Leptospira selangorensis includes:
- a CDS encoding methionine ABC transporter permease encodes the protein MNLSKWIELYPELVNAFGQTFLMLGISLSSALVFGIPLGFLIYLTDKKLFIPNRFFHAVLGILANLIRSIPFVILLVALIPLTQSLVGTTIGPLAASVPLSVAAIPFLARLVETSLREIPEGVLEAAVSTGAKLNLIIREVLIPEAMPGIYSAITVTTISLLGYSAMAGIVGGGGIGDLAIRFGYYRYEDDIMFATVFVLIALVQTFQWIGDITRKRSDKRISH
- a CDS encoding methionine ABC transporter ATP-binding protein; its protein translation is MVREAEVKENPGIILEFRNVFKTFPNSTHPSIEDISLKIDKGEIFGIIGTTGAGKSTLLRFANLLEIPDSGQVFFQSADISHLNGEELRHHRSKVGMVFQQSHLILNKKVFDNIALPLKAAGWKKEKIRERVIELLSLIGLEDKIDSYPNQLSGGQKQRVGIARAIANHPTLLLCDEPTSALDPETTRSILGLLRDIHKKFSITILIVTHEMNVVREICNSVAVLEKGKLIETGSVYSLFADPSQEITKKLTGHAFTNSIPEETLARTEGRILRVVLKNEIATEPILGKVIRATNHVPNIIHSKIEYISGKPIGVFYLETDPADNSTDTIRSAFVRYGATVEEIFR